A genomic stretch from Herpetosiphonaceae bacterium includes:
- a CDS encoding methyl-accepting chemotaxis protein, with amino-acid sequence MNLSIVQRLVPDVSAHDTDDTARYRPLVQAIGLGGIAGFGLMAVAILLVWLQTHEPNLLWPLWVSLIAVVAGMPVPLLAFRNQIMRAGRYSLIYLMIAITIEIWAYNGITGPVPVYYVLPIILAGLMSGIGDSMRMGVIVLLCYVALAVLEAFGVIVPRRVESEMLNLLFSTLNYVLTFLVVTMTITVSTSSLDNSSAKARTWAQELLQTNKMLLEKNAQQIELASELSAAASEMSATSQQQASGATEQASAVAEVTSTIEELGYTSRQIAQSAEQVSDAASATLENISQGQSAVDESVAAMERIKGKVQDVATRILALGERSQQIGEIIDLIDDISDETHLLSLNAAIEAAGAGEYGRRFAVVAAEVKNLANRTIAAAKEVKSVVAEIQAATSSAVMATEEGVKEVERGALLANRAGQVMDTIVMMAERTVQSSQEISLATSQQQTASEQVVETMRDVAEVSRQTAAGSRQMAEAAATLTAIAERLHGLTSSV; translated from the coding sequence ATGAACCTGTCGATTGTACAACGCCTGGTACCTGATGTTTCGGCGCATGATACCGACGACACCGCCCGCTACCGCCCGCTGGTTCAAGCGATCGGGCTGGGCGGGATAGCTGGCTTTGGGCTCATGGCCGTGGCGATCCTGCTGGTCTGGCTCCAGACCCACGAGCCGAACCTGCTCTGGCCGCTGTGGGTTTCGCTGATCGCAGTTGTCGCCGGTATGCCGGTACCGCTGCTGGCGTTTCGCAACCAGATCATGCGGGCCGGACGCTACAGTCTGATCTACCTGATGATCGCGATCACGATCGAGATCTGGGCGTATAACGGCATCACCGGGCCGGTTCCCGTCTACTACGTGCTGCCGATTATCCTGGCCGGGCTGATGAGCGGCATCGGCGACAGCATGCGGATGGGCGTAATCGTCCTGCTGTGCTACGTGGCGCTGGCTGTGCTGGAGGCGTTCGGCGTGATCGTGCCGCGACGAGTTGAGAGCGAGATGCTCAATCTCCTGTTTAGCACGCTCAACTACGTGCTCACGTTTCTTGTCGTCACGATGACGATCACCGTCTCGACCAGCTCGCTGGACAACAGCTCGGCCAAGGCGCGCACCTGGGCGCAGGAGCTCTTGCAGACCAATAAGATGCTGCTCGAAAAGAACGCGCAGCAGATCGAGCTGGCGTCCGAGCTTTCGGCTGCCGCCTCCGAGATGTCGGCGACCTCACAGCAGCAGGCCAGCGGCGCGACCGAGCAGGCGTCGGCGGTGGCCGAGGTGACATCGACGATCGAGGAGCTGGGCTATACCTCGCGCCAGATCGCGCAATCGGCGGAGCAGGTCAGCGATGCCGCCAGCGCGACGCTCGAAAATATCAGCCAGGGCCAGAGCGCCGTGGACGAGAGCGTCGCCGCGATGGAGCGCATCAAAGGCAAGGTGCAGGATGTTGCAACCCGCATTCTGGCGCTGGGCGAGCGCTCGCAGCAGATCGGCGAGATCATCGATCTGATCGACGATATTTCGGATGAGACGCATCTGCTGTCGCTGAACGCCGCGATCGAGGCCGCAGGCGCGGGCGAGTACGGGCGGCGCTTCGCGGTGGTGGCCGCCGAGGTCAAGAATCTCGCTAACCGCACGATCGCCGCCGCCAAAGAGGTCAAGAGCGTCGTCGCCGAGATCCAGGCCGCAACCTCGTCGGCGGTCATGGCGACCGAGGAGGGCGTTAAGGAGGTCGAGCGCGGCGCGCTGCTGGCGAATCGCGCCGGTCAGGTGATGGATACGATCGTGATGATGGCCGAGCGAACGGTCCAGTCGTCGCAGGAGATCAGCCTGGCAACCTCGCAGCAGCAGACGGCCAGCGAGCAGGTCGTCGAGACGATGCGCGATGTCGCCGAGGTATCGCGGCAGACTGCGGCAGGCTCGCGGCAGATGGCCGAGGCGGCGGCAACGCTGACGGCGATTGCCGAGCGGCTGCACGGCCTGACGAGTAGCGTGTAG
- a CDS encoding HAD family phosphatase, protein MIDQNTTTGRARAVLWDVDGTLLDSADYHWLAWRDTMAAEGFDLARERFAASFGWRNDAILRDWLGADLTDAEIARIGDAKEALYRRLMRERGVKPLPGVRRWLDRLHAAGWRQAVASSAPRLNVAAILEALEIAPLFEAITSAEDVQRGKPDPQVFLVAAEKLGVAPQRCIVVEDAPAGVEGGRRAGMRTVGVLSSHPALSADLVVPTLDELPDDAFDRLLDGVA, encoded by the coding sequence ATGATAGACCAAAACACGACGACGGGCCGCGCGCGTGCGGTGCTGTGGGACGTCGACGGCACGCTGCTCGACTCCGCGGATTATCATTGGCTGGCCTGGCGCGACACGATGGCGGCGGAAGGCTTCGATCTGGCCCGCGAGCGTTTCGCTGCGTCGTTTGGCTGGCGCAACGATGCCATTTTGCGCGATTGGCTGGGCGCGGATCTGACCGATGCGGAGATCGCGCGGATCGGCGATGCGAAAGAGGCGCTTTATCGCAGGCTGATGCGTGAGCGTGGCGTCAAGCCGCTGCCGGGCGTCCGCCGCTGGCTGGATCGGCTCCACGCCGCCGGGTGGCGGCAGGCGGTGGCCTCGTCGGCACCCCGGCTCAACGTCGCGGCGATTCTGGAGGCGCTGGAGATCGCGCCGCTTTTTGAGGCGATTACCTCGGCGGAGGACGTGCAGCGCGGCAAGCCCGACCCGCAGGTCTTTCTGGTCGCCGCCGAGAAGCTGGGCGTCGCGCCACAGCGCTGTATTGTCGTGGAGGACGCGCCCGCCGGAGTCGAGGGCGGACGCCGCGCGGGGATGCGTACCGTCGGCGTGCTGTCGTCGCATCCCGCGCTCTCAGCCGATCTCGTGGTTCCGACGCTCGACGAGCTGCCGGACGATGCCTTCGATCGGCTGCTCGACGGCGTGGCTTAG
- a CDS encoding chemotaxis protein CheW, translating into MLVATETIRFLLCKLADEHYGLSMDVVREVLRWRTPTPIPGTPQTVIGMLHHRGAILPVLDVRSLLGIGKPLPTRSTRIIVVEQGAIQAGIIGDAVADIVYIDDGAVEPLPSSLPAAQAQYLSGLVTYDDQPVALLDLPAIFATITAEHDAR; encoded by the coding sequence ATGCTGGTAGCTACTGAGACGATACGCTTCTTGCTATGTAAACTTGCGGACGAGCACTACGGCCTGTCGATGGATGTCGTGCGCGAGGTGCTGCGCTGGCGCACGCCCACGCCAATTCCGGGCACGCCGCAGACGGTGATCGGCATGCTCCATCACCGGGGGGCGATTCTGCCCGTGCTCGACGTGCGCTCGCTGCTGGGCATCGGCAAGCCGCTGCCGACACGCAGCACGCGGATTATCGTCGTGGAGCAGGGCGCGATCCAGGCGGGCATCATCGGCGATGCGGTTGCCGACATCGTCTACATCGACGACGGGGCGGTCGAGCCGCTGCCATCGTCGCTGCCAGCCGCGCAGGCGCAATATCTCTCCGGTCTGGTCACATACGATGATCAGCCGGTCGCGCTGCTCGATCTGCCGGCAATCTTCGCGACGATCACGGCAGAGCACGATGCACGATGA
- a CDS encoding cation:proton antiporter — MALFLAVVPALAVIVGFSQLMSRLALAVGQPRVVGEMVAGLLLGPSLFGLIAPELHQALFSPDVKAVLYVLGNIGLTTYMFLVGAEIDRDWLVGGQIQRAVILAVSGIVPSFLLGVAVGYWLHGALALEHISALKFAFFMGCASSITAFPMLARILQERGLSNSLIGSLTLVAASIDDAVAWSFLAIITAMFQARTLFAGLATILGGIMFTAMMLVVVRPMVRPLGDATERSGTLSQPGLAFVLLILLGAAWFTDYIGIFSVFGGFITGLCMPRTQILRRELRDRLLDFNVVLLIPVFFTYSGLNTRFNGLTGIALLVPFLIVLLAAVVGKYGGCGLTMRMMGFSWRQSSAIGGLMNARGLMELMLINLGLAYGMITQDVFSILMLMTIITTAMAMPIYRLSLPREHETELRQVIETSKVSQA, encoded by the coding sequence ATGGCGTTATTCTTAGCGGTCGTCCCTGCATTGGCCGTGATTGTCGGTTTCTCGCAGCTTATGAGTCGGCTGGCGCTAGCCGTCGGTCAGCCGCGAGTCGTCGGCGAGATGGTAGCTGGTCTGCTGCTTGGCCCATCACTGTTTGGGCTGATTGCTCCAGAGCTACACCAGGCGCTCTTCTCACCCGATGTCAAGGCTGTGCTGTATGTGCTGGGTAACATCGGCCTCACCACCTATATGTTTTTGGTAGGGGCAGAGATCGATCGTGATTGGCTTGTCGGAGGGCAGATCCAGCGTGCGGTGATCCTGGCGGTATCGGGTATCGTGCCCTCCTTTCTGTTGGGCGTGGCGGTTGGCTACTGGCTACACGGAGCGCTCGCACTTGAGCATATAAGCGCGCTGAAGTTTGCCTTTTTCATGGGCTGTGCATCGTCAATTACGGCCTTCCCGATGCTGGCTCGCATTCTCCAGGAGCGTGGTCTGTCCAACTCGCTGATCGGCTCGCTGACGCTCGTCGCCGCATCGATCGACGATGCCGTCGCCTGGTCCTTCCTGGCGATTATCACGGCGATGTTCCAGGCGCGGACGCTCTTTGCCGGGCTTGCTACGATCCTCGGCGGCATCATGTTCACAGCGATGATGCTGGTGGTCGTGCGGCCAATGGTGCGGCCTTTGGGCGATGCGACCGAGCGCAGCGGTACGCTTAGCCAGCCTGGATTGGCGTTCGTTCTGCTTATTTTGCTTGGCGCTGCATGGTTCACCGATTATATCGGGATCTTTTCGGTCTTTGGCGGTTTTATTACCGGCCTGTGTATGCCGCGCACGCAGATCTTACGGCGGGAATTACGCGACCGGCTGCTGGATTTTAATGTGGTGCTCTTGATTCCGGTTTTTTTCACCTATTCAGGATTGAATACCCGCTTCAACGGCTTGACCGGCATCGCCCTGCTGGTCCCGTTTCTGATTGTGCTCCTGGCGGCGGTGGTCGGAAAATATGGCGGGTGTGGCCTAACGATGCGCATGATGGGATTTTCCTGGCGGCAATCTTCCGCCATCGGCGGGCTGATGAATGCGCGAGGATTGATGGAGTTGATGCTGATCAATTTGGGACTGGCCTATGGCATGATCACACAGGATGTCTTTTCGATCCTTATGCTGATGACCATTATCACCACCGCGATGGCAATGCCGATCTATCGTCTATCGCTGCCGCGGGAGCACGAGACTGAGCTTCGTCAGGTGATCGAGACGAGCAAGGTTTCGCAGGCGTGA
- a CDS encoding formylglycine-generating enzyme family protein, translated as MSLEMLLPPFITIPAGPFLMGTFDAERSRLATRYGGTRESYAEESPQHEVLLAEFAIGQVPVTNALYAAFQQATGAHRPIVWGGALTDALRDHPVVDVSWHEAQALCAWLVEQTGQRYRLPTEAEWEKAARGSDGRAFPWGDEFDLRRCNVRESGLGMTTPVGSYLAGASPYDCLDMAGSVWEWTQSLQAPYPYRADDRRDGMEPRIERRTPRFLQRLLRTAPEHAPPPVETRRVIRGGCFANPEGFARCACRLRLQPERRTPFLGIRLIRDA; from the coding sequence ATGAGTCTAGAGATGCTACTGCCGCCGTTCATCACGATCCCGGCTGGTCCGTTCCTGATGGGCACGTTCGACGCCGAGCGCTCCCGTCTGGCGACGCGCTACGGCGGCACCCGCGAAAGCTACGCCGAGGAGTCGCCCCAGCACGAGGTGCTGCTTGCCGAGTTCGCGATCGGCCAGGTGCCCGTGACGAACGCACTGTACGCCGCGTTCCAGCAGGCGACCGGCGCGCATCGTCCGATCGTCTGGGGCGGCGCGCTGACCGATGCCCTGCGCGATCATCCGGTGGTCGATGTAAGCTGGCACGAGGCGCAGGCGCTCTGCGCCTGGCTCGTCGAGCAGACCGGGCAGCGCTACCGCCTGCCGACCGAGGCTGAGTGGGAAAAGGCGGCGCGCGGCAGCGATGGACGCGCCTTTCCCTGGGGCGACGAGTTCGATCTACGGCGCTGCAACGTCCGCGAGAGCGGCCTGGGCATGACCACGCCGGTCGGCTCGTATCTCGCGGGCGCGTCGCCGTACGATTGCCTGGACATGGCTGGCAGTGTGTGGGAGTGGACGCAATCGCTGCAAGCGCCCTACCCCTACCGCGCCGACGATAGACGCGACGGCATGGAGCCACGGATCGAGCGCCGCACGCCGCGCTTTTTGCAGCGATTGCTGCGAACCGCGCCAGAGCACGCGCCGCCCCCGGTTGAGACGCGGCGGGTCATTCGCGGCGGCTGCTTTGCCAATCCCGAAGGCTTTGCCCGCTGCGCCTGTCGTCTGCGGCTCCAGCCTGAGCGCCGCACGCCCTTTCTTGGGATTCGGCTGATCCGCGATGCATAG